In Rhodamnia argentea isolate NSW1041297 chromosome 4, ASM2092103v1, whole genome shotgun sequence, the following proteins share a genomic window:
- the LOC115754950 gene encoding G-type lectin S-receptor-like serine/threonine-protein kinase SD1-13 isoform X5 — MINDTFQFSKFNPRPTFRTTRILSPMATTALSSLSKKLSKSYVVLLMIFFSCLLRPSEATDILVPGQDLRDNKTLVSSNKVFELGFFNTGGSSSSNYYLGIWFRDDPYKKPVWVANREYPLIDSSGVLSIRYDGNLVISDKRRIQYLVNAVMLSPSNSTSSILLDSGNFVLMEGISTVWESFYYPTDTFLPGMKLGFFDIGTDKMRNPYLVSWQSPSVPSTGSFVLTLPRKNKTQLGVWHHDEVFRQIGYYDGRRFRFLFNSSLNEYNFTYVSSITEIYISFANKGNDIFSWFVISPSGEIQAFSMIGKEISVVYSPICANTSSNNAADCYIEKPPLCADGNNFSRTEGFMPNPNVFNESDGLGISDCEIMCRSNCSCTAFTSYRDDSTGCQFYYGDIEFTMGETGQGNRTMFVRGNFTKTTYMLPRNSGHRRKRLLWLILTISLVVFIISALVVISRWKSHTCIAWKEKGKKPKRSLELFLMQLESDVSLDNRDSHTSKLKSVRKRDRELPILGFSCLSVATNNFSPVNELGEGGFGRVYKGTLLGHEIAVKRLSRKSGQGPEEFKNEVQLVSKLQHRNLVRLLGCCIEREEKILIYEYMANKSLDSFLFDPHKKPLLEWKRRMFIIQGIAQGLLYLHQYSRLRIIHRDLKTSNILLDKDMNPKIADFGMARIFGENQVRAKTTRVVGTYGYMSPEYAVHGLFSTKSDVFSFGVIMLEIISGRRNTTFTHSDRSLNLLGYAWELWKSGQGGELMDLVSGEPPFLIEFSLCLHIALLCVQEHPEDRPDMSDVVSMLSKGSSNMPSPKEAAFSSQVGYRGPQEHRDFLSSEITYSTVEAR; from the exons ATGATAAACGATACATTCCAGTTTTCGAAATTCAATCCTCGCCCAACTTTTCGGACAACGAGAATTCTCTCTCCGATGGCAACAACTGCTCTGTCTTCCCTCTCCAAGAAGTTAAGCAAGTCCTATGTTGTTcttctcatgatcttctttagCTGTTTGTTGCGGCCGTCGGAGGCGACCGACATTCTCGTTCCTGGTCAGGACTTGAGGGACAACAAGACTTTGGTCTCATCCAATAAAGTGTTTGAGCTGGGATTCTTCAACACTGGTGGGTCTTCCTCAAGCAACTACTACTTGGGCATTTGGTTCAGGGACGATCCTTACAAGAAACCGGTCTGGGTCGCGAATCGAGAGTACCCACTTATTGATTCATCTGGGGTACTCTCCATCAGGTACGATGGGAACTTGGTGATTTCTGATAAAAGGCGGATTCAGTATTTAGTCAATGCTGTGATGCTATCTCCTAGTAATAGCACAAGCAGCATATTGCTTGATTCTGGTAATTTTGTTCTGATGGAAGGCATTAGCACAGTTTGGGAAAGCTTTTACTATCCAACAGACACTTTCCTACCCGGCATGAAACTTGGGTTTTTCGATATAGGCACTGATAAGATGAGAAACCCGTACCTAGTTTCGTGGCAGAGCCCATCTGTTCCCTCCACCGGTTCGTTTGTTCTCACTCTACCCAGAAAGAATAAGACCCAACTTGGAGTGTGGCACCACGACGAGGTTTTTCGACAGATCGGTTACTATGATGGTCGGAGATTCAGATTCCTATTCAACAGCTCGCTCAATGAGTACAATTTCACTTATGTGTCTAGCATTACTGAGATTTACATAAGTTTTGCTAATAAGGGAAACGACATTTTTTCCTGGTTCGTTATATCCCCATCAGGAGAAATTCAGGCTTTCTCAATGATTGGGAAGGAAATTTCAGTAGTGTATAGTCCGATATGTGCAAATACTTCATCTAACAATGCTGCTGACTGTTATATAGAGAAGCCACCCTTGTGTGCAGATGGTAATAACTTTTCGAGGACAGAAGGGTTCATGCCAAATCCTAATGTTTTCAATGAATCCGATGGTCTGGGCATAAGTGACTGCGAAATAATGTGTCGGAGTAATTGCTCCTGCACTGCTTTCACTTCGTATCGTGATGACAGCACCGGATGTCAGTTTTACTACGGAGATATAGAGTTTACTATGGGTGAAACCGGCCAAGGAAACAGAACCATGTTTGTTCGTGGGAATTTCACTAAAACAACTTATATGCTTCCAAGGAATTCTG GTCATCGGAGAAAGAGGCTGCTCTGGCTGATACTAACCATTTCCCTAGTTGTATTCATCATTTCAGCTTTAGTTGTTATCTCAAGATGGAAAAGTCACACCTGCATAG CatggaaagagaaaggaaaaaaaccgaAAAGGAGCCTGGAGTTGTTCCTGATGCAACTGGAGTCTGATGTCTCATTGGACAATCGAGACAGCCACACTAGTAAACTAAAATCTGTCAGAAAGAGAGATCGTGAGCTACCGATTCTCGGCTTTTCTTGTTTGTCAGTGGCCACAAATAACTTTTCCCCAGTGAATGAACTGGGCGAGGGTGGTTTCGGGCGCGTTTACAAG GGTACGTTGTTGGGGCATGAAATTGCTGTCAAGCGACTTTCTAGGAAGTCTGGACAAGGACCAGAGGAGTTCAAGAATGAGGTTCAGTTAGTTTCGAAGCTCCAGCACAGGAACCTTGTCAGGTTGCTGGGTTGTTGCatcgagagagaagagaaaatcttGATCTACGAGTACATGGCTAACAAAAGCTtggattcctttctttttg ATCCTCACAAGAAGCCACTTCTAGAATGGAAGAGACGCATGTTTATCATCCAAGGAATAGCACAAGGACTTCTTTATCTGCACCAGTATTCCAGATTAAGGATCATCCATCGTGATCTGAAGACCAGCAACATTTTGTTGGATAAAGACATGAACCCTAAAATAGCTGACTTTGGGATGGcaagaattttcggagaaaatCAGGTGCGGGCGAAGACAACTAGGGTCGTCGGGACATA TGGTTATATGTCTCCAGAGTATGCCGTGCACGGCCTTTTCTCTACAAAGTCTGATGTATTCAGCTTTGGAGTGATTATGCTGGAGATCATTAGCGGAAGAAGGAACACAACCTTCACTCATTCGGATCGCTCTCTAAACCTGCTAGGATAC GCTTGGGAATTGTGGAAATCTGGACAAGGGGGTGAGTTAATGGACCTTGTATCAGGTGAACCGCCTTTCTTGATAGAATTTTCTCTGTGCCTACACATTGCACTGTTGTGCGTACAAGAGCATCCAGAAGATAGGCCAGACATGTCGGATGTTGTTTCAATGCTGAGTAAAGGAAGTTCCAATATGCCTTCACCGAAAGAAGCGGCGTTTTCTTCACAAGTAGGGTATCGTGGTCCACAAGAGCACCGAGATTTCTTGTCGAGCGA
- the LOC115754950 gene encoding G-type lectin S-receptor-like serine/threonine-protein kinase SD1-13 isoform X1: protein MINDTFQFSKFNPRPTFRTTRILSPMATTALSSLSKKLSKSYVVLLMIFFSCLLRPSEATDILVPGQDLRDNKTLVSSNKVFELGFFNTGGSSSSNYYLGIWFRDDPYKKPVWVANREYPLIDSSGVLSIRYDGNLVISDKRRIQYLVNAVMLSPSNSTSSILLDSGNFVLMEGISTVWESFYYPTDTFLPGMKLGFFDIGTDKMRNPYLVSWQSPSVPSTGSFVLTLPRKNKTQLGVWHHDEVFRQIGYYDGRRFRFLFNSSLNEYNFTYVSSITEIYISFANKGNDIFSWFVISPSGEIQAFSMIGKEISVVYSPICANTSSNNAADCYIEKPPLCADGNNFSRTEGFMPNPNVFNESDGLGISDCEIMCRSNCSCTAFTSYRDDSTGCQFYYGDIEFTMGETGQGNRTMFVRGNFTKTTYMLPRNSGHRRKRLLWLILTISLVVFIISALVVISRWKSHTCIAAWKEKGKKPKRSLELFLMQLESDVSLDNRDSHTSKLKSVRKRDRELPILGFSCLSVATNNFSPVNELGEGGFGRVYKGTLLGHEIAVKRLSRKSGQGPEEFKNEVQLVSKLQHRNLVRLLGCCIEREEKILIYEYMANKSLDSFLFDPHKKPLLEWKRRMFIIQGIAQGLLYLHQYSRLRIIHRDLKTSNILLDKDMNPKIADFGMARIFGENQVRAKTTRVVGTYGYMSPEYAVHGLFSTKSDVFSFGVIMLEIISGRRNTTFTHSDRSLNLLGYAWELWKSGQGGELMDLVSGEPPFLIEFSLCLHIALLCVQEHPEDRPDMSDVVSMLSKGSSNMPSPKEAAFSSQVGYRGPQEHRDFLSSEITYSTVEAR, encoded by the exons ATGATAAACGATACATTCCAGTTTTCGAAATTCAATCCTCGCCCAACTTTTCGGACAACGAGAATTCTCTCTCCGATGGCAACAACTGCTCTGTCTTCCCTCTCCAAGAAGTTAAGCAAGTCCTATGTTGTTcttctcatgatcttctttagCTGTTTGTTGCGGCCGTCGGAGGCGACCGACATTCTCGTTCCTGGTCAGGACTTGAGGGACAACAAGACTTTGGTCTCATCCAATAAAGTGTTTGAGCTGGGATTCTTCAACACTGGTGGGTCTTCCTCAAGCAACTACTACTTGGGCATTTGGTTCAGGGACGATCCTTACAAGAAACCGGTCTGGGTCGCGAATCGAGAGTACCCACTTATTGATTCATCTGGGGTACTCTCCATCAGGTACGATGGGAACTTGGTGATTTCTGATAAAAGGCGGATTCAGTATTTAGTCAATGCTGTGATGCTATCTCCTAGTAATAGCACAAGCAGCATATTGCTTGATTCTGGTAATTTTGTTCTGATGGAAGGCATTAGCACAGTTTGGGAAAGCTTTTACTATCCAACAGACACTTTCCTACCCGGCATGAAACTTGGGTTTTTCGATATAGGCACTGATAAGATGAGAAACCCGTACCTAGTTTCGTGGCAGAGCCCATCTGTTCCCTCCACCGGTTCGTTTGTTCTCACTCTACCCAGAAAGAATAAGACCCAACTTGGAGTGTGGCACCACGACGAGGTTTTTCGACAGATCGGTTACTATGATGGTCGGAGATTCAGATTCCTATTCAACAGCTCGCTCAATGAGTACAATTTCACTTATGTGTCTAGCATTACTGAGATTTACATAAGTTTTGCTAATAAGGGAAACGACATTTTTTCCTGGTTCGTTATATCCCCATCAGGAGAAATTCAGGCTTTCTCAATGATTGGGAAGGAAATTTCAGTAGTGTATAGTCCGATATGTGCAAATACTTCATCTAACAATGCTGCTGACTGTTATATAGAGAAGCCACCCTTGTGTGCAGATGGTAATAACTTTTCGAGGACAGAAGGGTTCATGCCAAATCCTAATGTTTTCAATGAATCCGATGGTCTGGGCATAAGTGACTGCGAAATAATGTGTCGGAGTAATTGCTCCTGCACTGCTTTCACTTCGTATCGTGATGACAGCACCGGATGTCAGTTTTACTACGGAGATATAGAGTTTACTATGGGTGAAACCGGCCAAGGAAACAGAACCATGTTTGTTCGTGGGAATTTCACTAAAACAACTTATATGCTTCCAAGGAATTCTG GTCATCGGAGAAAGAGGCTGCTCTGGCTGATACTAACCATTTCCCTAGTTGTATTCATCATTTCAGCTTTAGTTGTTATCTCAAGATGGAAAAGTCACACCTGCATAG CAGCatggaaagagaaaggaaaaaaaccgaAAAGGAGCCTGGAGTTGTTCCTGATGCAACTGGAGTCTGATGTCTCATTGGACAATCGAGACAGCCACACTAGTAAACTAAAATCTGTCAGAAAGAGAGATCGTGAGCTACCGATTCTCGGCTTTTCTTGTTTGTCAGTGGCCACAAATAACTTTTCCCCAGTGAATGAACTGGGCGAGGGTGGTTTCGGGCGCGTTTACAAG GGTACGTTGTTGGGGCATGAAATTGCTGTCAAGCGACTTTCTAGGAAGTCTGGACAAGGACCAGAGGAGTTCAAGAATGAGGTTCAGTTAGTTTCGAAGCTCCAGCACAGGAACCTTGTCAGGTTGCTGGGTTGTTGCatcgagagagaagagaaaatcttGATCTACGAGTACATGGCTAACAAAAGCTtggattcctttctttttg ATCCTCACAAGAAGCCACTTCTAGAATGGAAGAGACGCATGTTTATCATCCAAGGAATAGCACAAGGACTTCTTTATCTGCACCAGTATTCCAGATTAAGGATCATCCATCGTGATCTGAAGACCAGCAACATTTTGTTGGATAAAGACATGAACCCTAAAATAGCTGACTTTGGGATGGcaagaattttcggagaaaatCAGGTGCGGGCGAAGACAACTAGGGTCGTCGGGACATA TGGTTATATGTCTCCAGAGTATGCCGTGCACGGCCTTTTCTCTACAAAGTCTGATGTATTCAGCTTTGGAGTGATTATGCTGGAGATCATTAGCGGAAGAAGGAACACAACCTTCACTCATTCGGATCGCTCTCTAAACCTGCTAGGATAC GCTTGGGAATTGTGGAAATCTGGACAAGGGGGTGAGTTAATGGACCTTGTATCAGGTGAACCGCCTTTCTTGATAGAATTTTCTCTGTGCCTACACATTGCACTGTTGTGCGTACAAGAGCATCCAGAAGATAGGCCAGACATGTCGGATGTTGTTTCAATGCTGAGTAAAGGAAGTTCCAATATGCCTTCACCGAAAGAAGCGGCGTTTTCTTCACAAGTAGGGTATCGTGGTCCACAAGAGCACCGAGATTTCTTGTCGAGCGA
- the LOC115754951 gene encoding receptor-like serine/threonine-protein kinase SD1-6 — translation MATTSLFSLSKKLIKSSVLLIIFSCLLRQSEATNNLVPGLDLRDSKTLVSTNELFELGFFRTGGSSSSNYYLGIWIKDDPYKKPVWVANREYPLLDSSRVLSIRYDGNLVISDQRQFQYLVNAQMLSTSNSTSAILLDSGNFVLTEGNSTVWESFYHPTDTFLPGMKLGFFDIGTDKARNPYLVSWQSPSVPSTGSFVLTLPGNNKTQFGVWYRDEVFRQIGYYDGRRFRLLFNSSLDDYNFTYVSSITEIYISFATEGNDSFSWFVISPSGEIQAFSKIGKEISVVYSPVCANTSSDNAADCYIEKPPLCADGNNFSRTEGLMPNPNVFNESDGLGISDCEIMCRSNCSCTAFTSYRDDSTGCQFYHRDIEFTIGETGQGNRPIFVRGNFTETTYLLPRNSGHRRKMLLWLILTISLLVFIISALVAISRWKSNTCIAWNGKGKKTKRSLELFLMQLESDVSLDNRDSHTSKLKSGRKRDHELPILDFSCVSVATNNFSPANELGEGGFGPVYKGTLLGHEIAVKRLSRKSGQGPEEFKNEVQLVSKLQHRNLVRLLGCCIEREEKILIYEYMANKSLDSFLFDPHKKPLLEWKRRVFIIQGIAQGLLYLHQYSRLRIIHRDLKTSNILLDKDMNPKIADFGMARIFGENQVRAKTARVVGTYGYMSPEYAVHGLFSTKSDVFSFGVIMLELISGRKNTTFTHSDRSLNLLGYAWELWKSGQGGELMDLVSAEPPFLREFSLCLHIALLCVQERPQDRPDMSDVASMLSNGSPNLPSPKQAAFSSQVGYRGSQEHQDCLSREITYSTVEAR, via the exons aTGGCCACAACAAGTTTGTTTTCCCTCTCCAAGAAGTTAATCAAGTCCTCTGTTCTTCTCATAATCTTCAGCTGTTTGTTGCGGCAATCCGAGGCGACCAACAATCTTGTGCCTGGTCTGGACCTGAGGGACAGCAAGACTTTGGTCTCAACCAATGAATTGTTTGAGCTAGGATTCTTCAGGACTGGTGGGTCTTCCTCAAGCAACTACTACTTGGGCATTTGGATCAAGGATGATCCTTACAAGAAGCCGGTCTGGGTCGCGAATCGAGAATATCCGCTTCTTGATTCTTCTCGTGTTCTCTCCATCAGGTACGATGGGAACTTGGTGATTTCTGATCAAAGGCAGTTTCAGTATTTAGTCAATGCTCAGATGTTATCTACTAGTAATAGCACAAGCGCCATATTGCTTGATTCTGGCAACTTTGTTCTGACGGAAGGCAATAGCACAGTTTGGGAAAGCTTTTACCATCCAACAGACACATTCCTACCCGGCATGAAACTTGGGTTTTTCGATATAGGCACTGATAAGGCGAGAAACCCCTACCTAGTTTCGTGGCAGAGCCCATCTGTTCCCTCCACTGGTTCATTTGTTCTCACTCTGCCCGGAAATAATAAGACCCAATTCGGAGTGTGGTACCGTGACGAGGTTTTTCGACAGATCGGTTACTATGATGGTCGGAGATTCAGACTCCTATTCAACAGCTCGCTCGATGACTACAATTTCACTTATGTGTCTAGCATTACTGAGATTTACATAAGTTTTGCTACTGAGGGAAATGACAGTTTTTCCTGGTTCGTTATATCCCCTTCAGGCGAAATTCAGGCTTTCTCAAAGATTGGGAAGGAAATTTCAGTAGTGTATAGTCCGGTATGTGCAAATACTTCATCTGACAATGCTGCTGACTGTTATATCGAGAAGCCGCCCTTGTGTGCAGATGGTAACAACTTTTCGAGGACAGAAGGGTTGATGCCAAATCCTAATGTTTTCAATGAATCCGATGGTCTGGGCATAAGTGACTGCGAAATAATGTGTCGGAGTAATTGCTCCTGCACTGCTTTCACTTCGTATCGTGATGACAGCACCGGATGTCAGTTTTACCACAGAGATATAGAGTTTACTATAGGTGAAACCGGCCAAGGAAACAGACCCATATTTGTTCGTGGGAATTTTACTGAAACAACTTATCTGCTTCCAAGGAATTCTG GTCATCGGAGAAAGATGCTGCTCTGGCTGATACTAACCATTTCCCTACTTGTATTCATCATTTCAGCTTTAGTTGCTATCTCAAGATGGAAAAGTAACACCTGCATAG CATGGaatgggaaagggaaaaaaacgaaaaggagCCTGGAGTTGTTCCTGATGCAACTGGAGTCTGATGTCTCATTGGACAATCGAGACAGCCACACTAGTAAACTAAAATCTGGCAGAAAGAGAGACCATGAGCTACCGATTCTCGACTTTTCTTGTGTGTCAGTGGCCACAAATAATTTTTCCCCAGCAAATGAACTGGGCGAGGGTGGTTTCGGGCCCGTTTACAAG GGTACGTTGTTGGGGCATGAAATTGCTGTCAAGCGACTTTCTAGGAAGTCTGGACAAGGACCAGAGGAGTTCAAGAATGAGGTTCAGTTAGTTTCGAAGCTCCAGCACAGGAACCTTGTCAGGTTGCTGGGTTGTTGCatcgagagagaagagaaaatcttGATCTACGAGTACATGGCTAACAAAAGCTtggattcctttctttttg ATCCTCACAAGAAGCCGCTTCTAGAATGGAAGAGACGAGTGTTTATCATCCAAGGAATAGCTCAAGGACTTCTCTATCTGCACCAGTATTCCAGATTAAGGATCATCCATCGCGATCTGAAGACCAGCAACATTTTGTTGGATAAAGACATGAACCCTAAAATAGCTGACTTTGGGATGgcaagaatttttggagaaaatcaGGTGCGGGCGAAGACAGCTAGGGTCGTCGGGACATA TGGTTATATGTCTCCAGAGTATGCTGTGCACGGCCTTTTCTCTACAAAGTCGGATGTATTCAGCTTCGGAGTGATTATGCTAGAGCTCATTAGCGGAAGAAAGAACACAACCTTCACTCATTCGGATCGCTCTCTAAACCTGCTAGGATAT GCTTGGGAATTGTGGAAATCTGGACAAGGGGGTGAGTTAATGGACCTTGTATCAGCTGAACCGCCTTTCTTGAGAGAATTTTCTCTGTGCCTACACATTGCGCTGTTGTGCGTACAAGAGCGGCCGCAAGATAGGCCAGACATGTCGGATGTTGCTTCAATGCTGAGTAACGGGAGTCCCAATCTGCCTTCACCGAAACAAGCGGCGTTTTCTTCACAAGTAGGGTATCGTGGTTCACAAGAGCACCAAGATTGCTTGTCGAGGGAGATAACCTATTCCACGGTGGAAGCAAGGTAG
- the LOC115732445 gene encoding receptor-like serine/threonine-protein kinase SD1-8 codes for MATTSLSSLSKKLIKSSVLLIIFSCLLRQSEAANILVPGLDLRDSKTLVSTNELFELGFFRTGGSSSSNYYLGIWIKDDPYKKPVWVANREYPLLDSSHVLSIRYDGNLVISDQRQFQYLVNALMLSTSNSTSAILLDSGNFVLTEGNSTVWESFYYPTDTFLPGMKLGFFDIGTDKARNPYLVSWQSPSVPSTGSFVLTLPGNNKTQFGVWHGDEVFRQIGYYDGRRFRFLFNSSLDDYNFTYMSSITEIYISFATEGNDSFSWLVISPSGEIQAFSKIGKEISVVYSPVCANTSSNNAADCYIEKPPLCADGNNFSRTEGLMPNPNVLNESDGLGISDCEIMCRSNCSCTAFASYRDDGTGCQFYHGDIEFTMGENGQGNRTMFVRGNFTETASLLPRNSGHRRKRLLWLILTISLLVFIISALVAISRWKIKNIGSFLFPTHFSLNSLILEAAWNGKGKKTKRSLELFLMQLESDVSLDNRDSHTIKLKSGRKRDHELPILDFSCVSVATKNFSPANELGEGGFGPVYKGTLLGHEIAVKRLSRKSGQGPEEFKNEVQLVSKLQHRNLVRLLGCCIEREEKILIYEYMANKSLDSFLFDPHKKLLLEWKRRVFIIQGIAQGLLYLHQYSRLRIIHRDLKTSNILLDKDMNPKIADFGMARIFGENQVRAKTARVVGTYGYMSPEYAVHGLFSTKSDVFSFGVIMLEIISGRKNTTFTHSDRSLNLLGYAWELWKSGQGGELMDLVSAEPPFLREFSLCLHIALLCVQERPEDRPDMSDVVSMLSNGSPNLPSPKQAAFSSQVGYRGSQEHQDCLSSEVTYSTVEAR; via the exons ATGGCCACAACAAGTTTGTCTTCCCTCTCCAAGAAGTTAATCAAGTCCTCTGTTCTTCTCATAATCTTCAGCTGTTTGTTGCGGCAATCCGAGGCGGCCAACATTCTTGTGCCTGGTCTGGACCTGAGGGACAGCAAGACTTTGGTCTCAACCAATGAATTGTTTGAGCTAGGATTCTTCAGGACTGGTGGGTCTTCCTCAAGCAACTACTACTTGGGCATTTGGATCAAGGATGATCCTTACAAGAAGCCGGTCTGGGTCGCGAATCGAGAATATCCGCTTCTTGATTCTTCTCATGTTCTCTCCATCAGGTACGATGGGAACTTGGTGATTTCTGATCAAAGGCAGTTTCAGTATTTAGTCAATGCTCTGATGTTATCTACTAGTAATAGCACAAGCGCCATATTGCTTGATTCTGGCAACTTTGTTCTGACGGAAGGCAATAGCACGGTTTGGGAAAGCTTTTACTATCCAACAGACACATTCCTACCCGGCATGAAACTTGGGTTTTTCGATATAGGCACTGATAAGGCGAGAAACCCCTACCTAGTTTCTTGGCAGAGCCCATCTGTTCCCTCCACCGGTTCATTTGTTCTCACTCTGCCCGGAAATAATAAGACCCAATTCGGAGTGTGGCACGGTGACGAGGTTTTTCGACAGATCGGTTACTATGATGGTCGGAGATTCAGATTCCTATTCAACAGCTCGCTCGATGACTACAATTTCACTTATATGTCTAGCATTACTGAGATTTACATAAGTTTTGCTACTGAGGGAAATGACAGTTTTTCCTGGTTGGTTATATCCCCTTCAGGCGAAATTCAGGCTTTCTCAAAGATTGGGAAGGAAATTTCAGTAGTGTATAGTCCGGTATGTGCAAATACTTCATCTAACAATGCTGCTGACTGTTATATCGAGAAGCCGCCCTTGTGTGCAGATGGTAATAACTTTTCGAGGACAGAAGGGTTGATGCCAAATCCTAATGTTTTGAATGAATCCGATGGTCTGGGCATAAGTGACTGCGAAATAATGTGTCGGAGTAATTGCTCCTGCACTGCTTTCGCTTCGTATCGTGATGACGGCACCGGATGTCAGTTTTACCACGGAGATATAGAGTTTACTATGGGTGAAAACGGCCAAGGAAACAGAACCATGTTTGTTCGTGGGAATTTCACTGAAACAGCTTCTCTGCTTCCAAGGAATTCTG GTCATCGGAGAAAGAGGCTGCTCTGGCTGATACTAACCATTTCCCTACTTGTATTCATCATTTCAGCTTTAGTTGCTATCTCAAGATGGAAAA TAAAAAATattggttcttttctttttccgacTCATTTCTCACTGAATAGCTTAATTCTTGAAGCAGCATGGaatgggaaagggaaaaaaacgaaaaggagCCTGGAGTTGTTCCTGATGCAACTGGAGTCTGATGTCTCATTGGACAATCGAGACAGCCACACTATTAAACTAAAATCTGGCAGAAAGAGAGATCATGAGCTTCCGATTCTCGACTTTTCTTGTGTGTCAGTGGCCACAAAAAACTTTTCCCCAGCAAATGAACTGGGCGAGGGTGGTTTCGGGCCCGTTTACAAG GGTACGTTGTTGGGGCATGAAATTGCTGTCAAGCGACTTTCTAGGAAGTCTGGACAAGGACCAGAGGAGTTCAAGAATGAGGTTCAGTTAGTTTCGAAGCTCCAGCACAGGAACCTTGTCAGGTTGCTGGGTTGTTGCatcgagagagaagagaaaatcttGATCTACGAGTACATGGCTAACAAAAGCTtggattcctttctttttg ATCCTCACAAGAAGCTGCTTCTAGAATGGAAGAGACGCGTGTTTATCATCCAAGGAATAGCACAAGGACTTCTTTATCTGCACCAGTATTCTAGATTAAGGATCATCCATCGCGATCTGAAGACCAGCAACATTTTGTTGGATAAAGACATGAACCCTAAAATAGCTGACTTTGGGATGgcgagaattttcggagaaaatCAGGTGCGGGCGAAGACAGCTAGGGTCGTCGGGACATA TGGTTATATGTCTCCAGAGTATGCCGTGCACGGCCTTTTCTCTACAAAGTCGGATGTATTCAGCTTCGGAGTGATTATGCTAGAGATCATTAGCGGAAGAAAGAACACAACCTTCACTCATTCGGATCGCTCTCTAAACCTGCTAGGATAT GCTTGGGAATTGTGGAAATCTGGACAAGGGGGTGAGTTAATGGACCTTGTATCAGCTGAACCGCCTTTCTTGAGAGAATTTTCTCTGTGCCTACACATTGCGCTGTTGTGCGTACAAGAGCGGCCGGAAGATAGGCCAGACATGTCGGATGTTGTTTCAATGCTGAGTAACGGGAGTCCCAATCTGCCTTCACCGAAACAAgcggcattttcttcacaagtaGGGTATCGTGGTTCACAAGAGCACCAAGATTGCTTGTCGAGCGAGGTAACCTATTCCACGGTGGAAGCAAGGTAG